A single region of the Oncorhynchus keta strain PuntledgeMale-10-30-2019 chromosome 37, Oket_V2, whole genome shotgun sequence genome encodes:
- the LOC118370248 gene encoding SLIT and NTRK-like protein 1 gives MLLWIVLLKAALCVAIGNVTRDICKEQICSCNEIEGDLHIDCEKRSFTNLHHLTGPSSQFYHLLLHGNSLSRLFPNEFANFYNAVSLHLENNGLHDIVPGAFLGLQLVKRLHINNNKIRSFRKSTFLGLDDLEYLQADFNLLRDIDPAVFRDLNKLEVLILNDNLISALPINVFQHVPITHLDLRGNRIKTVPYEGVLEQIPGIAEVLLEDNPWDCNCDLVSLKEWLENIPQNALIGRVICEAPTPLQGNDLNETSEMDLCPSMKSGADESLVAPPTQEETSVPGPVPTPYKASGDPGSPTPGNGQKGRSKSHWQLKTKPTSMTGVNGEREQLQIVQNASCPVPCSCKLIGSRQGLGVNCEGKKIESLANLKPKPITAHELNMRDNNVHAIKKNHLNGYSSLNLLDLGGNNIKLIDNSTFQNLTELRWLYMDKNYLDTLIAEMFIGLQNLEYLSLEYNDIQLILAGTFSPLPNLRVLFLNNNLLKALPVDAFLGVSLSKISLHNNYFTYLPVAGVLDQLNSIIQIDLHGNPWDCSCNIVPFKQWTEKLGADVIVSDLKCESPEEFWKRDFRHVRNDLMCPKLYDKVYPTSLSKNSTFTADTGTRSNSYVEPNRVSISVLVPGLLLVFVTSAFTVVGMLVFILRNRKRSKRRDGNSSASEINSLQTVCDSSYWHSGPYHADGGAQRGFDCSAHFSTTNDA, from the coding sequence ATGCTGCTTTGGATTGTCTTGCTGAAGGCGGCTCTTTGTGTGGCCATTGGAAATGTTACAAGGGACATTTGTAAGGAGCAGATATGCTCCTGCAATGAGATTGAAGGCGATTTGCACATTGACTGCGAAAAAAGGAGCTTTACTAATCTGCATCATTTGACTGGTCCCAGTTCCCAGTTTTATCACTTGCTATTGCATGGGAATTCTTTATCCAGGCTTTTTCCCAATGAGTTTGCTAACTTTTACAATGCCGTAAGCTTGCATTTGGAAAACAACGGTTTGCATGACATTGTCCCTGGTGCTTTTCTGGGACTGCAGCTCGTGAAAAGGCTACACATAAATAATAACAAGATACGGTCATTTAGGAAGAGCACCTTTCTTGGTTTAGATGACTTGGAATATCTTCAGGCTGATTTTAATCTATTGAGAGACATTGACCCGGCCGTGTTCAGGGACTTAAATAAACTTGAAGTGTTAATTCTAAATGATAACCTCATCAGTGCACTACCTATAAATGTGTTTCAACACGTCCCCATCACCCACCTCGACCTGCGAGGGAACCGAATCAAAACGGTGCCTTATGAGGGAGTTCTCGAACAAATACCGGGCATTGCGGAGGTTTTATTGGAGGATAACCCCTGGGactgcaactgcgacctggtttCCCTGAAGGAATGGCTGGAGAATATACCGCAGAACGCGCTTATCGGCCGGGTGATCTGCGAGGCTCCAACGCCACTGCAAGGGAACGACTTGAACGAGACATCGGAGATGGATCTGTGTCCTTCAATGAAAAGTGGTGCTGACGAGAGTTTAGTTGCACCTCCTACCCAAGAGGAGACCTCTGTACCTGGGCCCGTTCCAACGCCTTATAAAGCTAGTGGTGATCCTGGGTCCCCAACCCCGGGGAATGGGCAAAAGGGACGCTCTAAATCGCACTGGCAGTTGAAAACGAAGCCCACATCTATgacaggtgtgaatggggagagagagcagctgCAAATTGTGCAGAACGCATCATGTCCTGTGCCATGCAGCTGCAAGCTCATTGGATCCAggcaggggttaggggttaactgCGAGGGCAAGAAGATAGAGAGCTTGGCTAACCTAAAACCCAAACCCATCACTGCGCACGAATTAAACATGAGAGATAACAATGTCCATGCTATAAAAAAGAACCATCTCAATGGCTATTCAAGTCTGAATCTCCTTGATTTGGGTGGAAACAACATTAAATTGATAGACAACAGCACTTTTCAAAACCTCACCGAATTAAGATGGTTGTACATGGATAAGAATTATCTGGATACGCTCATTGCGGAAATGTTCATTGGACTTCAAAATCTGGAATATCTAAGTTTGGAATATAATGACATACAGTTGATACTGGCAGGCACATTCAGTCCTCTGCCTAATCTGCGAGTGCTTTTCCTCAACAATAACTTGCTGAAAGCGCTACCTGTGGATGCTTTCCTTGGAGTGTCTTTATCAAAGATTAGCTTGCATAATAATTATTTCACATATCTCCCTGTCGCAGGGGTCTTAGATCAACTAAATTCGATCATACAAATTGATTTGCATGGGAACCCTTGGGATTGCTCGTGTAATATTGTCCCTTTCAAACAGTGGACGGAGAAACTGGGGGCAGATGTGATCGTTAGTGATCTTAAGTGTGAGTCCCCAGAAGAGTTCTGGAAAAGGGATTTCCGTCACGTCCGAAATGATCTCATGTGTCCCAAGTTGTATGATAAAGtctaccccacctctctctccaaaaACAGCACATTCACCGCAGACACGGGTACGCGCTCGAACTCCTATGTGGAGCCGAACAGGGTATCCATCTCTGTACTAGTCCCTGGGCTACTACTGGTATTTGTCACGTCTGCGTTCACTGTTGTAGGGATGCTTGTCTTCATTTTGCGGAATCGCAAGAGATCAAAGCGGAGGGATGGTAATTCCTCTGCGTCAGAGATCAATTCCTTGCAGACAGTGTGCGACTCGTCTTATTGGCATAGCGGGCCTTACCATGCGGACGGGGGCGCGCAAAGAGGGTTTGACTGTAGCGCCCATTTCTCCACAACAAATGATGCGTAA